The Drosophila bipectinata strain 14024-0381.07 chromosome 3L, DbipHiC1v2, whole genome shotgun sequence region aaataaaCTTAAGGATAAGCAAATATTAAAGAATAAAACAAGGAAACCCCAAAATGTTTGCATAACTTGTGGCGTGAAAATTGCCAGCAATCTGCAAAAGATTTTTCCAGCAATCTAAGCATTTTCAAGGACCTCCCCGTGTGGGTGTACccagtatctgtgtgtgtatCCTGTACCTGTTCGCCTGTGTGTGTTAGTGCGAGTGCGAGGCTCAAGTGCAATTATAAATGGCGTAATTTTGTACTCGGCGGCCGTGTCATGAACATAGCTGAAAGGCATCCTACGAAGGATATTTtgttgttaaaaaataaaaattccaagaCGCAGTCCCGGGTGGTAAGAAGCGAACGGACGGAGGAGACTCGCCGGAGCAGCGAGTACCTCTGCCGACAACTTGCAACATGGATGAATGCGACAACCCCGTCGACGTTGTCTCAATAGGGAAATTCGGGGAGGTCGCCGAGTCACCGAGTAGCGTACAGGATAATCGGCAGCCTCTGGCAACACAAAGCGTTTTGGTTAACAAAGAGCCGAGCACACGCTCCACGGAATTCAATGATAACGAATCTCAGCTAGAGAGGGACACTCCGATATCAGCACAGGACTCGAGCTCAGTCGAGGCAGTCGAGGAGGACGCAGCAATTGACGCGGAAGTCGAGGCAGCCATCATGGTATTACAATAATTATCCTATCTTGAAAATAGTATATCCTTGCTTCTGTAGATAGCAATCATCGTTTCGCAGAGTAGTATCCTTTTTTTCCGAGTGACTCATGTTGTTTAGTTTGCGTCTATTGTCTAAAGCTGCCTGAGGACCGAGGGAGGTCCTTATTGTTCATCTGTGTTGACCCGATTTTCATCCCAAGTTTCGCTTTCATCCTAATCGCCACTCaacctcctttttttttgtgtgtgtccTTAGGGCCAGGCGGAGAGCAAGAAGCACGGCAGCAAGTCAAGTCGCCGACATCACAATGGcaacggaaatggaaatggaaacggAAACGGTAGCGGATCGGAGGCACAGGATCAGACGGTGCATACCAAAGGCACCGCCATGTCCTTTGGCTTCCGCAAAAAGCTCAACGGTACCCCGAAGAAGTTCAAGAAACTCCTGGACTCCGGCGACAAAGGCAACGCTCAGGCAGACACAAAGGACGACAATGGCAATGCAGGTGAGGTGGGAAGCGGGCTCCTTCAAAGGATCAGGGTAGGAAAAGTGACAGGTTGGCAGGATAACAAAGTTTTATTTGACATTCgtcaatttcaattaatttttaacaaGTTAGAAGCATTAGGTTTGTCCTTTTTCCTTCGGACTAGAACCTGAGGACTCCAAGCTCCCTAACCCATCCCCCTTTAAGGccttttaaaaatgattttagcCCAGCAAGTGTTATGGCTTTTTAATTTGGCGACAATTTGGCGAAAAACCTAACAATGAATTGACATGCCAACGCATTCCTTTTACTTTctgccccaaaaaaaacagCTGCCACGCCGATTCACTTTGAGAAAGTAGGCGCCGCCGCCCAGAAGACCGGCCCGGGCACCGCCACAGGTGCGGCAGCGGCACGTTTCGGCTATCGAGGGGCAGTGCCACGCCCCGCTTCCACAGGCCTGACAGGCCGCAATGAAGAGTCCGATACGGATACTTcccagaacaacaacaacataaataataatgggAATGGCGGAACGGGAAGTGGGCCGGTGCTGGTGAGCAATCGTAAGTATTACTCCGTAGAGTTCTCTGAGAACTTCCCTGAACACTTTCTCATCTCCCGGTCGCTCCGCCAGTGAAACGCCGCTCCAAGAGCGCACATGCCGGACGTTCCGGCGACGGAGATGGTCCCAAAATAACCCAACCGAAGACACTGACGTTCAACCTGAACCAGAACACCACCATCGAGTACCAGAGGCGGCAGTTCTTCGGCGAGATAGCGGACGAATCGTCCGGAATTGCACCCGGATCCGGGTCGAGAGCCATGCAGCCGCGTCactacaactacaacaaccTGGCCAGCATGCACGCCAATGTCATGTGAGTTTAAAAATAGTAACTAATTATTGAGATAATAACCAAAACCACATCCTTACAGAGTACGCCCCACACCGCGTCCCACTCCGGCCAGCTATGCCAAGTTCACCCTGCAGACGGTGAGCCTGCCCAGGCCGGAGTATCCGGTGGCCATCAGCCTGACAGCCACCACGCCTACTACGCCCAGCAGCAGTGTCCAGTCACCGGTGCCCGCACACTCCACGGGAGCCAGAGCCAAGGACACGGCCACCTCCTCTCGACAGCATCCCCTCACCTCGGTGCACGTCCAGCCCCAGTCCCAGCCGCGGCATCTCGACCAGAAGAGCGTCAAGCAGCTGACGAACAACTCGACGCGCAGGGGCTTCTCGGGAAGCCGGGAGATCAGTGCCGACTCCGGAATAGCCAGCATGGACATGGCCCTGGACAGCAGCTCTGGCAGCTCGGTGGGCTCCAAGAGGAGTCGCAGCCGCCCCCGGAACCTTAAGATGGTGATGAGCGGCAGGCACACGTTCGAGGTGCGCGACGTGGACGATCCGCCCTCGAGTGAGTCGAACTCGTTTGTGGAGCCACTGGCTCTGCCCAAGCTGCCCACGGATGGCAGTCAGAGCACTCCGTTGCCACTGCTGGGATTAGTGCGTTCGAATACCGTGCTCAGTCGGGAGACCTTCGAGAGACGCCAGGCGGAGGCCACGGATGGTGCCTCGCAGGATGTTCTGCAGGTGGCGGTGAAGCCGAAGCCCAGTGGCTCTGATGAGAGCGAGAGCGTGGATGAGGAGAAGCTGTACCTGGACTCCTCCACCTCGGAGAAGAGTGCCAAACAGCTGAGCCAGTCCTCGGTGGCTTCCACCTGGCGGCATCAGGGAGGCGAGTCCCTGGCCGCCCGCGACTGCAGCAGCATGAGCATGAGCATCAGCAGCGACGGCATCCAGGAGCCGGAGCGTCCTGCCAGGGACAACGACAAGGAGGAGGACATGTCGCTCGGCTTGGATGACATTAGCATGATCAACACGGACATGCAGTTTAGCACAATTTGTAAGCCAATCCTTTAGCTATGATTATCCTTTATGATCCTTATTTCCCTTCAATGCAGCTTCAATGACGGAGACTCCACCCAGGGCAGGTCAGGAGCCGCTGCTCAAGATGCATCTGGTGGATAACCGCGAGGTGGGTGTCCCCGATCGCCCCCGATCCTTCAACAATGCCCTGAACGAGTCCAAGTTTGCGGAGCTGGCACTGGCCAGTAGCAGCTGCCTTCTCCTGGATGACGAGACTTCGCCCACGGATAGTCTGGTCAGCAGCACGGAGGACTCCGAGGAGGCAGCCGGCGGAAAGATGCAGAAGCACAAGCTGAATGAGGAGCTTCAGCAGAAGGACATCGACTTGGATGATATCTCGCCAGTCTTGGAACTGGATATGGATCCGCCAGGAGAATCTGGCACTCGCAGTCCCATCTCCCCCGGCACGCCCACTCACGCCTCCCATTCCCTGTCCCTCGGCTCGGATTGTGGTAACCTGATCGATGATGAGATCGCCGATCAGCCGGCCTTGTTGTGCAACAGCGAGGCCCAGGAGATGGCCACCGACACCCCCACTCTGATGGAAACgctcacacacacccacacccatacAGGATCCCTGCGATCCTTGAAGAGTCAGTCCAAGGCGCGTACAGCCCTCCAGCAGGCCATCGAGCTGAGCCTCAGGACCCCGGCTTCGATTCGCAAGGCAGTGATGGACCGAGCCGAGTCCTTGGATACCCTCTCGCCCTGCGAGTCCATTTGCTCCGACGACCTGATGATGGACTTTGACGTGAACAGCAGCCTGGACTCTATCGATCACATGGCCAATGCCAATGGCAGGAGCCGAAGTGGCTCGGATCTGCACAGGATTGGTCAGGGTGGTGGACACGATATGGACGCTATTCAGGCGGAGACCGAGGCGGAGCTTCTTTCTGAGCTGGAACGCCGAGGCAGTGATGTGATGAAGGAGCTAAACACTTTGTTGAGGGGCAGGAAGCAGCGAGGAGGTCCTCGGGAAAGGATAAGGTGAGTTGGGAGATAAAtaattcttaaatttaaaatatctgCAAAGattttaaagctatttttATGGCTACTTCGGGGTCATTTCAATTAATCTCTGCTGTAAGGTTTCActagtttttattaatttaaaaagtgattggtattttttattattttcctctGAAGTCTTTCCCCCCCAACCCCCTGAATCTAATTGAATTGGATGCACCGGGTCAGAAATGCGGTGGCGGTTGCTCTTTGAGTTCGCCTTTGATTCAGTTTTATTATCTCGGCACTTGGCAGCCGGCCAGCGCGCTGGTGGAATATTATTAAGTGGCTTCCACCCTGCCACCCACACACAGCACCTTGCCACCACTTGTGGCACTGCAAATCAATCAGCAGCCGCCTCTAGCTCTCCGGCTTCTGGTTGTAAAGATAAATTTTCTTTACAGCCGGCAGGGAAATGGATTACTCAAGTTGGTGCTAGAAAGACTAGAAAGTTTCTGggattatttattatacagGATATTATAGAgttatactatatatatgtatacatcaATCATCTCTATTTAACTATAGTATCCTTGAATTGAAGCATATATATAaaccataaatatatatgtataatatattgtTTCTTTTCTCTTAGACTAGCTCTAATACAATATAAAGTATAAGTATTACTAATAGTACAACCAAATTTAGTATTCCCTTTATAGAGCCTAGTACTAAATAATATAGCCCCGTCACATCTTGAATTATTTAGCTCTCAAAACAAACACTGAGTATATCTCACGTGTTCCCCGGCCTGTTTGTTtgattgtatttttgtttgcctAAGGGCACTCTGGGGTTAATCAAATGCAATTTGCTTCAGCCAGCTCAGAGCTTTGGCATGTCCCCTCCAATACTCTGCACCCCTGCCATGGGCTTTCTGGCCAaatgggaatggaaatggaaattgaaattaGCCCAAAATTAGACAGACAGATCATTGGGACAGGTTGGGCCGCAAGGAACCTGCAACGGCCTGCAAGTACacaatttttgtttgtgcAGTTGCCAAAGGTTACTCCATTCGAAATTCCCGTTGTCGGTCTCAATTGCCGGCTACCAGCAAGACAGGGGCTTTGGGCCATTGGGTGGGGGAAGGGGTAGAGACATTCGTGCCCCAAAATGTTGCAGCAAAAAAAACTTTGTGTGGCGGCTCTTCTGCATTCTGGGtgaagccaaagccaaagacGCGACCAAAGGCAACGGCACTTGGCATTTTCCAATTGTCTATGCCTGCCCCATTGTGGCAGagaaagaaaattaattaagaatttaatatattaaaaaaatatttaacaatattataaattgaataattataGTACAGTTATAGTACTGGAGTTATAGTGGAGTTAAAGTACTTACGGTCATTGCTTTTCAGTCATTCTTTTATGGAAAGGAACTGGTAGATTCTCTACATTTTAAGAAGCTCTAAAAATGTGGAACCCCTATTTTTTAGTTTagattctttaaaatatatattccataAATCCATAAATCCTCACAAAATGTATCTTGCAGTGTATTACTGTCTCTAACTATCTGTGAGACCTCCAGACTGAGTCtggctttttggccaaatcgtGGTCGTAGTTAAGATAACATTTTGACTTTGGCCAGAGACTTGATGGCTGGTGCCGCATTCTTTTGTCATGGCAActaaaagcaataaaaacaacaaaaataacaacaacaacaaccggcAACGGCACGACATCCACATAAAGTGGTTTTCTTGCTCTAACCAAAAGTTGGGAAAACTTTTTATTGCAAAGGAAAAATCAATTGTCTGCCAATACAGAAATATATACCTCGTaagttatatatgtatgtgaaCCTGTTCCGATGCCAATAGCCAAATAACTGCAAAATGCCGCAGGCCAAAATGGgatattattgttgttgttgttgtggcttaACCTGCCACACACCATGGGGTAGATGCGCCTGCGTGGGGACCGGGACATTGGCTTTCCTTTCGCCACAAACCAACAAAACTGGCAACAAAAAAGGTAGTGGCGTTAGAAGGCCAACAGCTGTGTAAGCCAACTAGTTGATAAACCACCGGTCACATGCAAAACCGCACTTGTGGCTTAAGACCTTGAGGCcaagccatccagccagccaaccagccagcaTGAGTCATGGAAACCCCGTCAGAAAGTGCTGAATAAGCCCACTCAATCTTGGCCATTATTGGCTCTCTTGATGCTGTGGCCTGAAGTCGTATTGTGATCTCTAGATTTCAACATTCTCGGTTGCACCAAAATTCCTGTATTTGTTGGTCAGAAGAAGGAGAGGGCTTTCTTTCTTTAAGCCAGGTATCTTAACGGCAGTGCCATACACTCTTCTGGGCCGGCTGAGAACTTTTGTTAACAGAcccccacacacactcacagatTTTCAAGCCCAACAATCTCTTTCGACCCACGAGTCACATTCTTGCCACTCTTGGCTGTTAACAGCCTTTGTTGGGCTGAAACAGTGGGAAAAGCGAAACATTGGTAACAACAGCAACCAAAATACAGTGGGGTCTATAGGGTaaaaaatgtacatacattcttctgaaaaaatgtttaggaaatattttaataagttcTATGTGGTTCTTTTAGAATTACTTGGTTATAAATATATCCCATAgctattataaatatttccaactcaattattttaacaaaaagtgataaaaagtagtcgcctttttaaaaataaaataaaagttatgaAAGAGTCCTAAGACTATCTTCCACTTCTCTAAAATCTAAAAGGCTTTATGATGACAACATCAAGACTCCAcccattaaatttttatattttaacccCCGAGAAACCCCCATTAACCCACTGTAATGTTCCATTACCACTCTATGGCTCCAACTTCGATTTTAGCTCCAACTCTCTGAGAGCGGTTCTCCGGTACCAATGGAACCGGGTAAAAAAAACCAGACTCGAACCCAACCATGTCGAAGAGTTACTCCAAAGATCTCAAAGCGCGCGGTTCGGTTTCGAAGTTGAGCGGCAAACAGCCAGTCGGTGAAACAATAAATCATATTCGTAAACCAATATCATATATTGGCTATCTACAATATTTGTTTCCTTAAAAACCCAACCATAAAAAGAcaaaagaaatattaattGTGCAAGAGCTGTTTATTGTTTGAAGAACGCGTGGGAGGTGTTGCCTAATCCAAAGACCAATTAAATTGCGTTGTTAATAAccgaaaaaacaaaataaccaAAAGCCAGAATCAGTGACCGACCGCAGACAGTCTTCAGCGCCTCCAGTGATACGCACTGGTGCCTCTTCCAtgccacagatacagatacatcgACTGCTCGCACTgccgcagatacagatacgcgCTCCAACGCCGACGCTGACGAACGCTGGCCAGTATTCATAACAAAAGACACGCCGCGGGCACAAGTGTCAATGAAACGAGCGTTTTGGCCAAGAGGCAAGTCTTTTACGCTTTTGGCCTAGACCTGCAATTTAAAGTGAGTTTCAAAAACTACAAGAGAGGTGGGAGTTGGGAAACCTGGGCTTTTTGGCAAGTCATATTAATTATAGAGTGGTTTGaagtatttattaaatttcaaaaaaattgtatacacTATTTTAATCAATATGTGCTTAGGAACTTAGATCCactattttattttggtttccAAAAAGTACCAACATCCATTAGAAACCCCTCCAAAGTTTCCTAATTGAAGTTCTCCCAATACCTTTGATTGAGAACTCAATAGCCAATCTCTTCTGGCCAACAAACAGAAGCTACCGAATGCCCTGAAACCCTATCCGAGTGGTAGCCAAAGTGGGTGATGATTTCCGCTGTTAGCCTTGCGTAATTTGATATGCAACCGGGGGGCAGAAACGGCAGCAAAAAAAGCCTTAAATGGGAGTTGGGGGCTGAGAAGACCCAACACAATGGGCTGAAAGTGTGTCACATGCAAATGTGCAGGCAACGTTTGGAAAATCTTTTGGAATTTGATGCCATAAACGTAACAATTACAGATATCAGGCTCACACAAACCCATACCTGAATAAAAAGTAAgatcagtgtgtgtgtgtgtggttgtgCCGGGTTAGGTTGGCTGGTGGTGCCCCCTTTTATGGCTTGCCAGCCACTTCAAGTTCAGTTGCATTTGCGACGCGTTCAGGTTTTGGTTACGGATACGAGAGTACGAGATAGGGGCTCCCATTGCTCCATTGCCATGCATAATTCAACAGAATGTTTGCCACACAACactggcaacaacaacaacaaaataccaTCGAGTGcaaatacagatacagataacGCCACTGTTGCTACTACCTACCTTCGAAGTTCGAAGCAACCTGGCTATCTACTACCTGTCTGGCTGAGAAGCTCTCCGCCAGCTCCAGAACTCCAAAACACCCCAACCCCCATCCAGAGTCTCTGGGTATATCCCCATCTTAACCATCGTTGATCATCATCCGCAGTTCAAAGTGCactggaaatattttaaagatactTTTGATTGACTTTTGATGGAATATCTATATGGCTATAACTCTTTCCTAGACATATAACTCTATTCCAAAACTATTTTGGAATATTATtcaaaatctttaatatttaatagtaTTTTGTTTGTTACTGTGTAGCAAGAACTCTCAGCTCTGTGGCATGCAAGATACACACCGGATTCTCATCAGATGCGGCCGTGTGAGAATGTTggttatttctttattttttatggccatTACCATTACCATTACCATTACTTGCGTGGCTTGCAACTCTCTTCTCGCCCCTTTCACGGAGGCCCCTTAATGAAGCTGCTATTGCTGTCTTTCCTTTTACACTTCCCTTTCCTATATGGAAGATACTATATCtatgaatatatgtatatatctagTACATGTGTGTGGAACCAAAAAGATAGCTCTGACAAATGACGTTTTGCTGCACAAATTGATAAGTACCGTTGGGAAGTGACGTTCGAGTGCATGCCACGGATGGCCATCTGATTGTGATTGCTTGTCATTGTCGTTGTTGCAGACTAACTGTTGCCGTTAACCATTCAAGACAAGTTAGTAAGCCAAGCTGGCGACAGTTGCCGTTGGCAGTGTGGCGCGTGTTTTACCACAAATGAGACACATTTGTACTAATCAGTTACCAAAAGTAGTACCTGCCACAGCCACAGGTGTGTAGCCCAAAGGGGGATACCTTATAAAGAGGGCTCTGACCCAAAATGTAGAGGAAAACCTTATCAGCGGTCGAGATTTTGAATTCTTGAGTTCCTCAcgtaaaaaacataaattttggTGGAAAAACGTAGGGTTTATCTAGATTTTATTTCCAAATTTCTCGGTATTTCTTTCAAAAGAGAAATATGTGTTTTTTATAGGGAAATAATagttgtatttaaaaaaatatattgtgcTTAAATGGTACCTAATAGATCATTCTAATAAGCCTGCTTAGAAAGGTAAAGTTTTTCGAAAAgatctctttttttaaaaacctttcTACCTTGTTTTTTGGATAAGCCCCTGTGTCATAAAgttttgaatatattttgcTGCAAATTCCATTTTCTGCAACTGTTGCAATGACAGGCATTTTGTCGTCCGACAAtggttttctaattttttgttgtcgaGTACGAAATATCCGGCGTTGCACCCTGTTGAGTTTTTTCCACATAAAGTCGACTAGAGTTGTGCAAAGTTTTTGCATTGTTTTGATTTCAGCGAATCTCTGGGAGGCCCGACTTCTGCATTCATAttcataaaacaaaatagcCTAAAGTTGGCGTGCGAAACTCACAGATATGTTGTGTTATGTTAGTGGTATGTGATTTGGGAAAGTGTATTTTGTTTGGACATAATGTAAAATTTAAttgcttttttgtttggtaaCAGTCGAGTGAATAGACCTGGCTCTACGATAAAAGAATCATGACAATCTTAACTGGAAATCATCAAGAAAAAGAAGGCTCTTAAGAGGCACTTTCAAGTGTTAAATTAGAAGGGGAATCTAGACAATAAAATGATCTCTTCTGTGTCGACTCCCGGTACTTTCATCTCGGCTCGAGATGATCTTAAAATTTTGCACAGTCTTCGTGCAGGCCCGCCATAAAATCCAAGATcgcaaaaatattcaaattacaGCTGTGCCGGTTCCCAAGTGGCAATTACTTTTGCTTTCTGCTGGGCTTTAACCGCCTGAACTTGGCTAATTAAGTCCATTGTTGTACCAACAGCCCCGAAAGAAAGTCCCCTACGAATCTCTTCAATCCCATCCGTGAGATGCCTGAATTAATTTGGTTTTCGTAATGGAAATTGAAGATGAATAGCCGAACCAAACCATACCAAAGTATCGTTATAATTAAGGGTATTAAAACCAAAACCCATTAGCCATTAACCTTTGGGGTCGCTTGTGGATGGATACCCTAGCCgtaaataatcgaatgagctAACCACCTAACCGACTattgaatttgttttgtttctctTTTGTCTGGCTTGGCTTTTGATACGTTTTTCAACAGTTTGTTTAAATTATGCCGTAAAAATTTTTGAACATTGCGCGCATGTGTAAGCGCCCTCCTCCCCCTGTTGTGTCCTCTGATTGTGGCAACTGCAACACGCAACAGTTGACTTTCACCAGCCAGCTGAGAGCTTGCTAGCTGAGGGGGTCTGTGGCGGGCGCCATGTCTCTGTGGATTTATTTCCAGCATTCATGTCGTGCAGGTTACCCCCATCTACCACCTCCCTTTCTCCCGCCAATGAATCAGGTGGTCCCCACACCTGAATCATCTTAATTGCTCATTGACAACTGCCGGCTGggtctcctcctcctcctccctcCGTCCTCCTGCCCTAAtcaatgccatttttttttttactttcctGGCAAGAGCGTTAATTGAAGTTGGCCAAATAAATGGAAAACTAACCCCGATATCAGGCTGCACTTGACAAACTTCAATGATatctttttataattttaataaatattttattttcgaaatCATTTTTacatttctatttttatttgaagtgAA contains the following coding sequences:
- the LOC108119565 gene encoding uncharacterized protein isoform X10; the encoded protein is MGKCVSRQSPIELHHQLESPAGEHHQSVLTIALSHQDLAQAHKIWQQLTASNEYIAATKSSSSPEEEPAPFYYTISRRKQPDEVVDSGSLYNDAPKDTALTTLDDLEYSTCQEFLFQELLFQAISSERGTEEESEEEEEDEEQHILNQARVWPEPILQIQNHSYLAGQAESKKHGSKSSRRHHNGNGNGNGNGNGSGSEAQDQTVHTKGTAMSFGFRKKLNGTPKKFKKLLDSGDKGNAQADTKDDNGNAAATPIHFEKVGAAAQKTGPGTATGAAAARFGYRGAVPRPASTGLTGRNEESDTDTSQNNNNINNNGNGGTGSGPVLVSNLKRRSKSAHAGRSGDGDGPKITQPKTLTFNLNQNTTIEYQRRQFFGEIADESSGIAPGSGSRAMQPRHYNYNNLASMHANVIVRPTPRPTPASYAKFTLQTVSLPRPEYPVAISLTATTPTTPSSSVQSPVPAHSTGARAKDTATSSRQHPLTSVHVQPQSQPRHLDQKSVKQLTNNSTRRGFSGSREISADSGIASMDMALDSSSGSSVGSKRSRSRPRNLKMVMSGRHTFEVRDVDDPPSSESNSFVEPLALPKLPTDGSQSTPLPLLGLVRSNTVLSRETFERRQAEATDGASQDVLQVAVKPKPSGSDESESVDEEKLYLDSSTSEKSAKQLSQSSVASTWRHQGGESLAARDCSSMSMSISSDGIQEPERPARDNDKEEDMSLGLDDISMINTDMQFSTISSMTETPPRAGQEPLLKMHLVDNREVGVPDRPRSFNNALNESKFAELALASSSCLLLDDETSPTDSLVSSTEDSEEAAGGKMQKHKLNEELQQKDIDLDDISPVLELDMDPPGESGTRSPISPGTPTHASHSLSLGSDCGNLIDDEIADQPALLCNSEAQEMATDTPTLMETLTHTHTHTGSLRSLKSQSKARTALQQAIELSLRTPASIRKAVMDRAESLDTLSPCESICSDDLMMDFDVNSSLDSIDHMANANGRSRSGSDLHRIGQGGGHDMDAIQAETEAELLSELERRGSDVMKELNTLLRGRKQRGGPRERISAQLPARATRLLNRSRLQDPQLGGNDSDNSLRSSHSGGASAAAAARKRSTANSRASTASTASLPRQRPLHLGAGAGGAGGSAGQRCSGELHSSSDDLMLYDKSFRNAMIQDVLQFKKQLLRLRHILQEEPDFDLKRTETLNPFENDNVQLFAACGLDSKQLNDIDLASLTSSTTEDPLQELSDLRRQVVYLQGEVDDRDRTIRLQRNLIEQLEAEKRMHTVANGNGGDPPKELISMATQTERTRPLAIGAEGLSRLQFGEQQ
- the LOC108119565 gene encoding uncharacterized protein isoform X5; this encodes MGKCVSRQSPIELHHQLESPAGEHHQSVLTIALSHQDLAQAHKIWQQLTASNEYIAATKSSSSPEEEPAPFYYTISRRKQPDEVVDSGSLYNDAPKDTALTTLDDLEYSTCQEFLFQELLFQAISSERGTEEESEEEEEDEEQHILNQARVWPEPILQIQNHSYLAGQAESKKHGSKSSRRHHNGNGNGNGNGNGSGSEAQDQTVHTKGTAMSFGFRKKLNGTPKKFKKLLDSGDKGNAQADTKDDNGNAAATPIHFEKVGAAAQKTGPGTATGAAAARFGYRGAVPRPASTGLTGRNEESDTDTSQNNNNINNNGNGGTGSGPVLVSNLKRRSKSAHAGRSGDGDGPKITQPKTLTFNLNQNTTIEYQRRQFFGEIADESSGIAPGSGSRAMQPRHYNYNNLASMHANVIVRPTPRPTPASYAKFTLQTVSLPRPEYPVAISLTATTPTTPSSSVQSPVPAHSTGARAKDTATSSRQHPLTSVHVQPQSQPRHLDQKSVKQLTNNSTRRGFSGSREISADSGIASMDMALDSSSGSSVGSKRSRSRPRNLKMVMSGRHTFEVRDVDDPPSSESNSFVEPLALPKLPTDGSQSTPLPLLGLVRSNTVLSRETFERRQAEATDGASQDVLQVAVKPKPSGSDESESVDEEKLYLDSSTSEKSAKQLSQSSVASTWRHQGGESLAARDCSSMSMSISSDGIQEPERPARDNDKEEDMSLGLDDISMINTDMQFSTISSMTETPPRAGQEPLLKMHLVDNREVGVPDRPRSFNNALNESKFAELALASSSCLLLDDETSPTDSLVSSTEDSEEAAGGKMQKHKLNEELQQKDIDLDDISPVLELDMDPPGESGTRSPISPGTPTHASHSLSLGSDCGNLIDDEIADQPALLCNSEAQEMATDTPTLMETLTHTHTHTGSLRSLKSQSKARTALQQAIELSLRTPASIRKAVMDRAESLDTLSPCESICSDDLMMDFDVNSSLDSIDHMANANGRSRSGSDLHRIGQGGGHDMDAIQAETEAELLSELERRGSDVMKELNTLLRGRKQRGGPRERISAQLPARATRLLNRSRLQDPQLGGNDSDNSLRSSHSGGASAAAAARKRSTANSRASTASTASLPRQRPLHLGAGAGGAGGSAGQRCSGELHSSSDDLMLYDKSFRNAMIQDVLQFKKQLLRLRHILQETETLNPFENDNVQLFAACGLDSKQLNDIDLASLTSSTTEDPLQELSDLRRQGEVDDRDRTIRLQRNLIEQLEAEKRMHTVANGNGGDPPKELISMATQTERTRPLAIGAEGLSRSKPEYTSYTTHFPTLHLHDSTLAATTIIRHHQSNPGKQLAPGNGNCPALNQTRRHTIISTTLTNYNQQLAATFPDTPRRSSIGWDTTTTTPLVPAPTPYRPVRITLIGDPLPLQNKSATGSLSSGSTSASSSTSSLTGNQVGGQGVKMRYPNGCQSVKNGPSAHYQPLYNSNKMTNPTVTIV
- the LOC108119565 gene encoding uncharacterized protein isoform X1, encoding MGKCVSRQSPIELHHQLESPAGEHHQSVLTIALSHQDLAQAHKIWQQLTASNEYIAATKSSSSPEEEPAPFYYTISRRKQPDEVVDSGSLYNDAPKDTALTTLDDLEYSTCQEFLFQELLFQAISSERGTEEESEEEEEDEEQHILNQARVWPEPILQIQNHSYLAGQAESKKHGSKSSRRHHNGNGNGNGNGNGSGSEAQDQTVHTKGTAMSFGFRKKLNGTPKKFKKLLDSGDKGNAQADTKDDNGNAAATPIHFEKVGAAAQKTGPGTATGAAAARFGYRGAVPRPASTGLTGRNEESDTDTSQNNNNINNNGNGGTGSGPVLVSNLKRRSKSAHAGRSGDGDGPKITQPKTLTFNLNQNTTIEYQRRQFFGEIADESSGIAPGSGSRAMQPRHYNYNNLASMHANVIVRPTPRPTPASYAKFTLQTVSLPRPEYPVAISLTATTPTTPSSSVQSPVPAHSTGARAKDTATSSRQHPLTSVHVQPQSQPRHLDQKSVKQLTNNSTRRGFSGSREISADSGIASMDMALDSSSGSSVGSKRSRSRPRNLKMVMSGRHTFEVRDVDDPPSSESNSFVEPLALPKLPTDGSQSTPLPLLGLVRSNTVLSRETFERRQAEATDGASQDVLQVAVKPKPSGSDESESVDEEKLYLDSSTSEKSAKQLSQSSVASTWRHQGGESLAARDCSSMSMSISSDGIQEPERPARDNDKEEDMSLGLDDISMINTDMQFSTISSMTETPPRAGQEPLLKMHLVDNREVGVPDRPRSFNNALNESKFAELALASSSCLLLDDETSPTDSLVSSTEDSEEAAGGKMQKHKLNEELQQKDIDLDDISPVLELDMDPPGESGTRSPISPGTPTHASHSLSLGSDCGNLIDDEIADQPALLCNSEAQEMATDTPTLMETLTHTHTHTGSLRSLKSQSKARTALQQAIELSLRTPASIRKAVMDRAESLDTLSPCESICSDDLMMDFDVNSSLDSIDHMANANGRSRSGSDLHRIGQGGGHDMDAIQAETEAELLSELERRGSDVMKELNTLLRGRKQRGGPRERISAQLPARATRLLNRSRLQDPQLGGNDSDNSLRSSHSGGASAAAAARKRSTANSRASTASTASLPRQRPLHLGAGAGGAGGSAGQRCSGELHSSSDDLMLYDKSFRNAMIQDVLQFKKQLLRLRHILQEEPDFDLKRTETLNPFENDNVQLFAACGLDSKQLNDIDLASLTSSTTEDPLQELSDLRRQVVYLQGEVDDRDRTIRLQRNLIEQLEAEKRMHTVANGNGGDPPKELISMATQTERTRPLAIGAEGLSRSKPEYTSYTTHFPTLHLHDSTLAATTIIRHHQSNPGKQLAPGNGNCPALNQTRRHTIISTTLTNYNQQLAATFPDTPRRSSIGWDTTTTTPLVPAPTPYRPVRITLIGDPLPLQNKSATGSLSSGSTSASSSTSSLTGNQVGGQGVKMRYPNGCQSVKNGPSAHYQPLYNSNKMTNPTVTIV